A single window of Cryptosporangium minutisporangium DNA harbors:
- a CDS encoding SigE family RNA polymerase sigma factor gives MPDRPREHAFHLFFEAHHVELARMASLITGDREVADDLAADALAEIWRYWDRVNAAPDPLAYARGILVNVARSWNRRHGLEQRGARLAALFRRDHATTEADVPSALDVRAALRRLPYRRRACVVLRYAFDLSEREVAEILGITVGTVKSQTSRGSAQLAGLLAGVDATPPGASDSAARPGRGPVDPRIALARSSLASTEQRRGATGGMR, from the coding sequence GTGCCAGATCGGCCCCGAGAGCACGCCTTCCACCTGTTTTTCGAAGCCCACCACGTGGAGTTGGCCCGGATGGCCTCGCTGATCACCGGCGACCGTGAGGTCGCCGACGACCTGGCGGCCGATGCGCTCGCCGAGATCTGGCGGTACTGGGACCGGGTGAACGCGGCGCCGGATCCGCTCGCGTACGCGCGCGGCATCCTCGTCAACGTGGCCCGGAGCTGGAACCGGCGGCACGGGCTGGAGCAGCGTGGGGCGCGCCTGGCCGCGTTGTTCCGGCGCGACCACGCGACGACCGAGGCGGACGTGCCGTCGGCGCTCGACGTCCGCGCCGCGTTACGTCGGTTGCCATACCGGCGGCGGGCCTGCGTGGTGCTCCGATACGCGTTCGATCTGTCCGAGCGCGAGGTCGCGGAGATCCTGGGCATCACCGTGGGCACCGTGAAGAGCCAGACGTCGCGCGGCTCGGCGCAACTGGCCGGATTGCTCGCGGGCGTCGACGCGACTCCGCCCGGAGCAAGCGATTCGGCGGCGAGGCCCGGACGTGGGCCGGTGGATCCGCGGATCGCGCTCGCGCGGAGCAGCCTGGCGAGTACGGAACAGCGCCGGGGCGCCACCGGAGGGATGCGATGA